The proteins below come from a single Treponema phagedenis genomic window:
- a CDS encoding Mu transposase C-terminal domain-containing protein translates to MKVSTKDMADILSISRKALLEKAGREKWQYVKRQGGKFWITESMSEDVQLAVLSAREVATKTQSESGQLFTQVTESERDVAKLRMSIINAYNTAELSAKEFCKAFNAGEISLALKEAYGKHLSERTFYRWLSEFTQSGISGITPLYSSGNSRGGSGASLTDEEKDVLKHFYLDINRRSINHCFLALKANLPDTTATYQVCYRYLKSLPPAQVDRYRKGETFFEARHLPYIERNKPLYKSMEHVQGDHHILDRVVKYKGKLVRPWVSTFIDMRSGAVLGWCVNTNPSSQTILAAYYMMIVRFGIPLVVHVDNGKDYKGKVIKGQSARMKVFDAAGVEREEEVLITGAIVTCGSKLIYATPFHGQSKGVQERFYGVLEEYYSKNTGNYIGSNTSARVDEQRLFWRAINGKAKRDDVSEWADVVNEFVHWVHWYNTEWVSNAKGRKGLTPEQAFLENLPENLRAPDMETVELALTKAEVRTVSRNGIRIGSTEYWAEELRGLTGQQVMARLNLTNKNEVLVCDSKGKVLCRAYAGMFIETGNTEADMEFVQSVRKKVRAFVKDNPLERLSFKPKNMLEIAMEATGIETPQIDSYIPQLEEPEKEEKETEPKKGKYQNYFDADDLQILTS, encoded by the coding sequence ATGAAAGTATCAACAAAAGATATGGCGGATATTTTAAGCATAAGCCGCAAAGCGTTATTAGAAAAAGCGGGGCGGGAAAAATGGCAGTACGTTAAAAGGCAGGGCGGCAAGTTTTGGATAACCGAAAGCATGAGCGAAGATGTGCAGCTTGCCGTTCTTTCTGCCCGAGAGGTAGCAACAAAAACGCAAAGCGAATCGGGGCAGTTATTTACACAAGTTACCGAATCGGAGCGAGATGTTGCAAAGCTTAGAATGTCAATCATAAACGCATACAACACCGCCGAGCTTTCGGCGAAGGAGTTTTGTAAGGCGTTTAATGCAGGGGAAATTTCCCTTGCATTAAAAGAGGCATACGGCAAGCATTTAAGCGAGCGCACCTTTTACCGCTGGTTAAGTGAGTTTACGCAAAGCGGGATTTCAGGAATAACCCCGCTATACTCTTCCGGCAATAGCCGCGGAGGCAGCGGGGCAAGTTTAACCGACGAAGAAAAAGATGTACTCAAACATTTTTATTTAGACATTAACAGACGAAGCATTAATCACTGCTTCCTTGCACTTAAAGCAAACTTGCCGGATACAACGGCAACGTATCAGGTTTGTTATCGGTATTTAAAAAGTTTACCGCCTGCACAAGTTGACCGGTACCGCAAAGGCGAAACTTTCTTTGAAGCGCGGCACCTGCCGTACATTGAGCGAAACAAACCGCTATACAAAAGCATGGAGCATGTGCAGGGGGATCACCATATATTAGATCGCGTGGTTAAGTACAAGGGAAAGCTAGTGCGGCCATGGGTAAGTACTTTTATTGATATGCGAAGCGGGGCGGTTTTAGGTTGGTGCGTGAACACAAACCCTTCAAGTCAAACAATTCTCGCCGCGTACTACATGATGATTGTGCGCTTCGGAATTCCTTTAGTTGTGCACGTCGACAACGGCAAGGACTACAAGGGTAAAGTAATCAAGGGTCAGAGTGCGCGCATGAAAGTCTTTGATGCGGCCGGAGTTGAGCGAGAAGAGGAAGTGCTTATCACCGGAGCAATTGTAACCTGCGGCAGTAAATTAATTTATGCAACGCCGTTCCATGGGCAATCGAAAGGCGTTCAAGAGCGGTTCTACGGGGTTCTCGAAGAGTATTACTCAAAGAATACCGGGAACTATATTGGCAGCAATACGAGCGCTCGTGTTGACGAGCAGCGGCTTTTTTGGAGAGCAATAAACGGCAAGGCAAAGCGGGATGATGTAAGCGAATGGGCTGATGTTGTAAACGAATTCGTCCACTGGGTGCATTGGTACAATACCGAATGGGTTAGCAATGCAAAGGGGCGAAAAGGGCTAACGCCTGAGCAGGCTTTTTTAGAAAACTTACCTGAGAACTTGCGCGCCCCCGATATGGAAACGGTAGAGCTTGCGCTCACGAAGGCGGAGGTGCGCACCGTTTCGAGAAACGGCATTCGAATTGGCAGCACCGAATATTGGGCTGAGGAGCTGCGGGGCTTAACGGGGCAACAAGTAATGGCGCGGTTAAATCTCACCAATAAAAATGAAGTGCTCGTCTGCGATTCAAAGGGCAAGGTTTTATGCCGGGCGTATGCGGGCATGTTTATTGAAACAGGCAATACAGAAGCGGACATGGAGTTTGTGCAATCGGTGCGCAAAAAGGTGCGCGCTTTTGTAAAAGACAATCCGCTTGAGCGGCTTTCGTTTAAACCTAAAAACATGCTTGAAATTGCGATGGAAGCAACCGGCATTGAAACGCCGCAAATCGATTCTTACATTCCGCAGCTTGAAGAGCCTGAAAAAGAAGAAAAAGAAACTGAACCTAAAAAGGGCAAGTATCAAAATTATTTTGATGCGGATGATTTACAAATACTAACATCATAG
- a CDS encoding AAA family ATPase, whose amino-acid sequence MRMSDVSIDNLSVKERLKEALLRFDISQTKAAKEMGYTSSVLSQYLNDTYRGDVVKVEEAIIKWIARKTENAGKKHVAIIETTAMRQMSRAIRLAHDEKDIALIVGDAGSGKTTTAEQYVRDNPRTSILIKCSGAMSKRRMTEEIARQIGLNTYRVKFDNLVDMVSEALAEKEAIVIIDEADSLRDDALEFSRRLINDLGETGLVLIGLPGLAARIQNLKNDHRQLESRIGVFLKLQGLMKVDAERITESVWPEVSQEITESIYEISKRDIRQFVKIINRSQNIMTANRLEMPNVEIIEMAGKMILRRNYIGG is encoded by the coding sequence ATGAGAATGAGTGATGTTTCGATTGATAATCTTTCAGTTAAAGAAAGGTTGAAGGAAGCGCTGCTGCGTTTTGACATAAGTCAAACGAAAGCGGCAAAAGAAATGGGTTACACATCGAGTGTATTAAGTCAATATTTAAATGACACGTACCGCGGCGATGTTGTAAAAGTTGAAGAGGCAATAATCAAATGGATTGCGCGCAAAACCGAAAACGCCGGCAAAAAACATGTCGCAATAATTGAAACCACTGCGATGCGGCAAATGAGCCGGGCAATTCGGCTTGCGCACGATGAAAAGGACATCGCCCTTATTGTAGGAGATGCCGGAAGCGGAAAGACAACAACAGCCGAGCAATACGTTCGCGACAACCCGCGCACTTCTATTTTGATTAAGTGTTCCGGGGCAATGAGTAAGAGACGCATGACCGAAGAGATTGCGCGGCAAATAGGACTAAATACGTATCGCGTTAAGTTTGATAACCTCGTTGATATGGTAAGTGAGGCGTTAGCGGAAAAAGAAGCAATTGTAATTATTGATGAAGCGGATAGTCTTCGCGATGATGCCTTAGAGTTTAGCCGCAGGCTCATTAACGATTTAGGAGAAACGGGTCTTGTGTTGATAGGACTTCCCGGGCTTGCTGCCCGCATTCAAAACTTAAAGAATGACCACCGCCAGCTTGAAAGTCGCATCGGGGTATTTTTGAAATTACAAGGGCTTATGAAAGTCGACGCTGAAAGAATAACCGAGAGTGTGTGGCCTGAAGTTTCGCAAGAAATTACGGAATCCATTTATGAGATTTCAAAACGAGATATTAGGCAGTTTGTAAAGATTATCAATCGATCACAGAACATTATGACTGCAAACAGGCTTGAAATGCCCAATGTTGAAATAATCGAAATGGCCGGCAAAATGATTTTACGCAGAAATTATATAGGGGGGTAA
- a CDS encoding phage tail tape measure protein, giving the protein MATVRELIFKITGDNEKFKAAIDESKKALDDFNKKTKDVSELYGSIAKQAAIATTAIAAVGIATAKMAVEFNEGFGKVQTLIPGATERIAELEENVLNLSPAVGKTTKDLTEGLYEIISAFGDSADSAKNLELAAKGATAGGATTKESIKLLSAVTKAYGNTSFEAQKRVSDLAFTTLKLGQTSMSDLAVSMQRVTSMNNDLGVSQEELFAIFSSGTGVIGGAAEVSTKLSAVYTELQKPQERLAKSFKELGVATGEELIAKFGGLSGALQALKSVADKTGEPISNLFGSAEAGKLALYAAGKGAAKFASDLEAMNESAGATEQAFNDATVAGPNAFGFQLEQAKLNAQSFAIKLGQELIPSLQALLSPVFKLAEWLKNLNEEQLKLIVSVGKVLITFTAVTAGAFGLVKGIIAVQRGLRAMDAAFKVIGASNPFMLAIAGAAAAVVAIKELLAWMDRAAEKQFKQKLATIEANTATMVQAQRISELAKAYETLNQKEKLNAQEALRMKEIAKEINAITGQSLIMISQSTGKARIDVEASVEAAHDVADRKQEDLEHNKRVLSQLQSAESDLAKIVKEYSESTAWSIEEVFEKFALLPDSLKTVTNAKDGLRKTREEIAKLKIDITETERGIAALRDYSKESFVPELEPEQAVAPINETGKGKEKNEKTQAERLADLEKEYEAEVALIKKSIEDKKEQEELLLKNEESFYKKRLELLESFHKENVTKNLKENAEKNLTVEQSLAKAVGAAHETILEETKKTNEELDRLSDERHQKELEKIKKFTEEAKTDVELKVQLKVETGEITGATEKQLNRAEWEERANLYSQKRNELLDQYISLQKSSNKEDQEKAAAIKKQADNMGTLAEEAAKKASDAFAEATRKIADKFSEIGGIISSTFSQIADAAQGFINNKEEKRRQETAIRLAEIEREKNETLLEIDNELSEKREQKQIEDAEREEQRRQEEFERRQSEYNRSIQELSGSFEVETNLIKLRNTEQQLEAARKKKAEDAAHKKAEDEKIKRDKEARMQEVALLNAKAQAEHEYAVTRITTENAAGDAAAKAAQEAAKWQKAQGVISMSIKAAIETAEAVAQFALGVAGNPQGFAAGAAHTAAAVMAGVQIGVIAGQPLPPDYIQQALPPAPRPIKFAQGGIVMPSAAGTGITLPNGAPGLVAEAGIPEVILPLNLPNLETMFKAAGIYNTDNSASTNYSATYNVEVVHNQGDDLEESILNALRNHDREVYNIVEEGNKNWRV; this is encoded by the coding sequence ATGGCAACAGTGCGAGAGCTCATTTTTAAAATCACTGGGGACAATGAAAAATTTAAAGCCGCAATTGATGAGTCAAAAAAAGCCCTCGATGATTTTAATAAAAAAACAAAAGACGTAAGCGAGCTTTATGGCAGTATTGCAAAGCAAGCGGCAATTGCAACAACAGCGATTGCCGCTGTCGGCATTGCAACTGCAAAAATGGCGGTTGAATTTAACGAAGGCTTTGGGAAGGTGCAAACACTTATTCCGGGAGCTACAGAGCGCATTGCAGAACTTGAAGAAAACGTCCTAAATCTTTCTCCTGCTGTCGGCAAAACAACCAAAGATTTAACCGAAGGCTTATACGAAATAATCTCCGCATTCGGAGATTCAGCCGATAGCGCAAAGAATCTTGAACTTGCCGCAAAGGGAGCAACGGCGGGAGGGGCAACTACAAAAGAATCTATTAAGCTTTTATCTGCCGTAACAAAAGCATACGGGAACACTTCTTTTGAAGCTCAAAAAAGGGTTTCAGATTTAGCCTTCACAACATTAAAGCTCGGACAAACATCAATGAGCGATCTTGCTGTTTCCATGCAGCGGGTAACATCGATGAATAATGATCTCGGTGTCTCTCAAGAAGAACTTTTTGCCATATTCTCTTCCGGAACCGGTGTAATCGGCGGAGCTGCGGAAGTTTCAACAAAGCTTTCGGCTGTATATACTGAATTGCAAAAACCGCAAGAGAGGCTTGCAAAAAGTTTTAAAGAATTAGGAGTTGCAACCGGTGAAGAACTCATTGCAAAATTTGGAGGACTTTCCGGAGCACTGCAAGCATTAAAATCGGTAGCCGATAAAACAGGGGAACCTATTAGTAATCTTTTCGGTTCTGCTGAAGCGGGGAAACTCGCCTTGTATGCGGCGGGAAAAGGAGCTGCAAAATTCGCAAGCGACTTAGAAGCAATGAACGAATCGGCGGGGGCTACCGAGCAGGCATTTAACGATGCAACCGTAGCGGGACCAAATGCGTTCGGTTTCCAGCTTGAACAAGCAAAACTTAACGCACAAAGCTTCGCAATTAAACTTGGCCAAGAATTAATTCCGAGTTTACAAGCCCTTTTATCTCCCGTCTTTAAACTTGCCGAGTGGCTTAAAAATTTAAATGAAGAACAACTAAAACTTATTGTTTCTGTTGGGAAAGTTCTTATCACATTCACAGCGGTAACCGCCGGGGCGTTTGGATTGGTAAAAGGAATCATTGCCGTGCAGCGAGGTTTAAGAGCAATGGACGCCGCATTTAAAGTTATCGGTGCGAGCAACCCGTTTATGCTTGCAATTGCAGGAGCCGCAGCGGCTGTTGTTGCAATTAAAGAACTGTTGGCATGGATGGACAGAGCTGCTGAAAAACAGTTTAAACAAAAGCTTGCAACAATTGAAGCGAATACCGCGACAATGGTACAAGCGCAGCGCATAAGCGAACTTGCAAAAGCATATGAAACATTAAATCAAAAAGAAAAACTGAATGCGCAAGAAGCATTGCGCATGAAAGAAATCGCTAAGGAAATAAACGCAATCACCGGGCAGTCCTTGATTATGATAAGTCAGTCAACGGGGAAAGCACGAATTGATGTTGAAGCATCGGTTGAAGCTGCTCATGATGTAGCTGACAGGAAGCAGGAAGATTTAGAGCATAATAAAAGAGTGCTTAGTCAATTGCAATCGGCTGAAAGCGACCTTGCGAAAATCGTAAAAGAATACAGCGAAAGCACTGCATGGTCTATTGAAGAAGTTTTTGAAAAATTTGCATTACTGCCTGACTCTTTAAAAACGGTAACAAATGCAAAAGACGGTTTACGAAAGACACGCGAAGAAATTGCGAAACTTAAAATAGACATCACAGAGACGGAGCGCGGTATTGCAGCATTACGCGATTATTCAAAGGAATCATTTGTGCCGGAACTTGAGCCTGAACAAGCAGTGGCACCAATTAATGAAACAGGCAAAGGAAAAGAAAAAAATGAAAAAACACAAGCGGAACGGCTTGCTGATTTAGAAAAAGAATACGAAGCTGAAGTTGCGCTTATAAAAAAATCTATTGAAGATAAAAAAGAGCAAGAAGAGTTACTTTTAAAAAATGAGGAATCCTTTTATAAAAAACGGCTTGAACTTTTAGAAAGTTTTCATAAAGAAAATGTTACAAAAAATTTAAAAGAGAATGCGGAGAAAAATTTAACTGTTGAACAATCGCTTGCAAAAGCGGTAGGCGCTGCACATGAAACAATTTTAGAAGAAACAAAAAAAACAAATGAGGAACTTGACAGGCTCTCCGATGAGCGGCATCAAAAAGAACTTGAGAAAATAAAAAAGTTTACTGAAGAAGCAAAAACGGACGTTGAGCTTAAAGTACAATTAAAAGTAGAAACCGGAGAAATTACAGGTGCAACAGAAAAACAATTAAACCGCGCCGAGTGGGAGGAACGAGCAAACCTATACAGCCAAAAACGTAATGAACTTTTAGATCAGTATATTTCGTTGCAAAAAAGTTCAAACAAAGAAGATCAGGAAAAGGCAGCGGCAATAAAAAAGCAGGCGGACAACATGGGGACGCTTGCCGAAGAAGCGGCAAAGAAAGCGAGCGATGCATTTGCCGAAGCTACCCGCAAAATTGCCGATAAGTTTTCTGAAATCGGCGGAATTATAAGTTCGACATTTTCGCAAATTGCAGATGCAGCGCAAGGATTTATAAATAATAAAGAAGAGAAGCGAAGACAAGAGACTGCTATTCGCCTTGCTGAAATTGAGCGTGAAAAAAACGAAACGCTTTTAGAAATCGACAATGAGCTTTCAGAAAAAAGAGAGCAAAAACAAATTGAAGATGCCGAGCGCGAAGAGCAGCGGAGGCAAGAAGAGTTTGAGAGACGACAATCAGAATACAATCGAAGTATACAGGAGCTTTCAGGAAGTTTTGAAGTTGAAACCAATTTGATAAAACTCCGCAACACGGAACAGCAGCTTGAAGCGGCTCGAAAGAAAAAAGCGGAAGACGCAGCACATAAAAAAGCGGAAGATGAAAAAATAAAACGCGACAAAGAAGCGCGCATGCAAGAGGTTGCCTTATTAAACGCAAAAGCTCAAGCCGAACATGAATACGCGGTTACACGAATTACAACAGAAAACGCTGCAGGAGATGCCGCCGCAAAGGCTGCACAGGAAGCTGCAAAATGGCAAAAGGCACAAGGTGTTATTAGCATGAGTATTAAAGCAGCAATAGAAACGGCGGAAGCGGTTGCGCAGTTTGCACTTGGTGTTGCCGGAAATCCGCAAGGGTTTGCAGCAGGAGCTGCACATACTGCTGCCGCTGTAATGGCAGGCGTACAAATAGGCGTTATTGCGGGGCAACCCTTACCGCCCGACTACATCCAGCAAGCCTTACCGCCTGCACCTCGCCCGATTAAATTCGCACAAGGCGGTATTGTTATGCCGAGTGCAGCGGGTACCGGCATCACCTTACCGAACGGCGCCCCGGGGCTTGTCGCTGAAGCGGGAATCCCTGAAGTGATACTGCCACTTAACTTGCCGAATCTTGAAACAATGTTTAAAGCCGCAGGAATTTATAATACCGATAACAGCGCAAGTACGAATTATTCTGCAACATACAATGTCGAAGTTGTGCACAATCAAGGAGATGATTTAGAAGAAAGTATTTTAAACGCACTAAGAAATCACGACCGTGAAGTATACAACATTGTCGAAGAAGGAAATAAAAACTGGCGTGTTTAA
- a CDS encoding STAS-like domain-containing protein, giving the protein MRKLKEATLKVAECGSGYKFQGGRFIHISPDSGEEFRNNFLIPFLKKNKTACQLCVDFAGTIVFTPGFLEESFGGAIRRGFQKEVRKIRFKNILPEIKKELLRLIKEK; this is encoded by the coding sequence GTGAGAAAATTGAAGGAAGCAACATTAAAAGTAGCGGAATGCGGCAGCGGCTATAAATTTCAAGGAGGAAGATTTATTCACATAAGTCCTGACTCCGGAGAAGAATTCAGAAATAATTTTTTAATACCGTTTTTAAAAAAAAATAAAACCGCGTGCCAGTTGTGTGTTGACTTTGCCGGCACAATTGTTTTTACTCCGGGATTTTTGGAAGAAAGTTTTGGAGGAGCAATCCGGCGCGGGTTTCAAAAAGAGGTGAGGAAAATTCGATTTAAAAATATTCTTCCTGAAATAAAAAAAGAGCTTTTGCGCTTGATAAAAGAAAAATAA
- a CDS encoding S24 family peptidase, protein MNDWKNKIAMILQHFNCTKSELEAKTGVKNGYIRDIETGRNKNPSKFIKGLVDYYGINPNWIMGNDSNMLLSDIENAEENPLLREFNNAVEQTIAPKFAEQNKRFEKIENRQQAIEEELQKLIQLYSPENMKKPENPRKSIIRTMGSTGEVHERLAYYGADGEEEETEDLPLAENLAAGFPIEAFDNYETYPVPKRFLKKRHKYCVAKIKGTSMTAAGIADGSHVLLEYCNSPVNGSIMVVKYGENTTLKRLHQTDEGEWQLLFEDGSGAIIPLKDGNWEAKAMFITVL, encoded by the coding sequence ATGAATGACTGGAAAAATAAAATTGCTATGATTTTACAACACTTTAATTGTACTAAGTCTGAACTTGAAGCAAAAACAGGGGTAAAAAACGGTTATATCCGAGATATTGAGACAGGAAGAAATAAAAATCCTTCTAAGTTTATAAAAGGATTAGTGGATTATTACGGGATAAATCCTAATTGGATAATGGGCAATGATAGTAATATGCTTCTTTCTGACATCGAAAACGCGGAAGAAAATCCTTTGTTGCGGGAATTTAATAATGCGGTAGAACAGACCATCGCTCCTAAATTCGCAGAACAAAACAAAAGGTTTGAAAAAATAGAAAATCGCCAACAAGCCATAGAAGAGGAGTTACAAAAGCTTATCCAATTATATTCTCCTGAAAACATGAAAAAGCCGGAGAATCCTCGTAAGTCAATTATTCGCACAATGGGTTCAACCGGTGAAGTGCACGAGCGGCTCGCTTATTACGGCGCGGACGGGGAAGAGGAAGAAACGGAAGATTTACCGCTTGCTGAAAACCTTGCGGCGGGCTTTCCAATAGAAGCTTTTGACAATTATGAAACCTACCCGGTACCGAAACGCTTTTTAAAAAAGAGGCATAAATATTGCGTGGCAAAAATTAAGGGTACCAGCATGACAGCGGCGGGAATTGCGGACGGCAGCCATGTATTATTAGAATACTGCAACAGCCCGGTAAACGGTTCAATTATGGTCGTAAAATATGGAGAAAATACCACGTTAAAACGACTCCACCAAACAGATGAGGGAGAGTGGCAGCTTTTGTTTGAAGACGGCAGCGGGGCGATTATTCCGCTTAAAGATGGAAACTGGGAAGCAAAGGCTATGTTTATTACTGTTCTGTAA
- a CDS encoding major capsid protein, translating into MIKTQLTGALNAFFNLKNFTDVVSGLPKPQTPMTDLLFPAASRKQKTSPYIAVADIQNVTGAVPVVLRGTKSYAVGGDKKSLGMIEVQPLSMNRFISGAELNNLIAMGDVENINAKLTEVIENLRDRTAVSTEILVCQSLSGRIAYPASIEGGADDIYQVEIGKLKELNAAALTATATLADVQKELESQFVEQQKTGASADVVFLVGSDVYSKIIDIIAKVTSNVPVQWTETGCTLFGKYKLMPMSGTYALPGQTATTPIVDAKSIQTIDLKNTGKLFYAALDELDAKLQPLPFFASYEEITDPSGIKVLSSSKPLPAFAVSKSTIKKYLK; encoded by the coding sequence ATGATTAAAACGCAATTAACAGGGGCGCTCAATGCGTTTTTTAATTTAAAGAATTTTACCGATGTGGTAAGCGGTCTACCAAAGCCGCAAACGCCGATGACCGATCTACTCTTTCCGGCTGCAAGCCGAAAGCAAAAAACAAGTCCGTATATTGCGGTTGCTGACATTCAAAATGTAACCGGTGCCGTTCCGGTTGTCTTACGCGGAACAAAGTCCTATGCGGTAGGCGGCGATAAAAAATCGCTCGGCATGATTGAAGTGCAGCCTTTGAGCATGAACAGATTTATATCCGGGGCTGAATTAAATAACCTTATTGCAATGGGCGATGTTGAGAACATTAACGCAAAACTGACCGAGGTAATCGAGAACTTACGCGACCGCACGGCGGTATCAACTGAAATTCTTGTATGCCAATCGTTGAGCGGAAGGATAGCGTATCCTGCAAGTATCGAAGGCGGAGCCGATGATATATATCAGGTCGAAATCGGCAAGCTTAAAGAATTAAATGCTGCCGCTCTTACCGCTACGGCAACATTGGCTGATGTGCAAAAAGAACTTGAATCGCAATTTGTTGAGCAGCAAAAAACGGGCGCATCTGCTGATGTAGTATTCTTAGTTGGCTCAGATGTGTATTCAAAAATCATTGACATTATCGCAAAGGTAACAAGTAACGTTCCGGTTCAATGGACAGAAACAGGCTGCACCTTATTCGGTAAATATAAACTTATGCCAATGAGCGGCACCTACGCACTTCCGGGACAAACGGCAACAACGCCTATAGTGGATGCAAAATCAATTCAGACTATTGATCTAAAAAACACCGGTAAGTTGTTTTATGCTGCCCTCGATGAGCTTGATGCAAAGCTGCAACCCTTGCCGTTTTTCGCAAGCTATGAAGAGATAACCGATCCTTCAGGGATTAAGGTTTTATCCTCTTCAAAACCATTGCCGGCATTTGCAGTTTCAAAATCAACAATTAAGAAGTATTTAAAATAG
- a CDS encoding ImmA/IrrE family metallo-endopeptidase, which produces MFKIDNEKKARIAKEFDVKIESVNIIADEYKKIQDGMKEQYLAHIIRTMEIQLQELTENPMFKIIIKPLPLTKDNLSARAQYQRGKFFLIGYSERLNDIQLRVCLAHELGHLYLIEYINSIDKNANLTEKTNMEPLSTVFGILAILDKNDFYSTISDKQLLHKTWEDVLADFKQLQNRNNGIDNIS; this is translated from the coding sequence ATGTTCAAAATTGATAATGAAAAAAAAGCCAGAATAGCAAAAGAATTTGATGTCAAAATTGAATCTGTAAATATTATTGCGGATGAATATAAAAAAATTCAAGATGGTATGAAAGAACAATATTTAGCACATATAATACGTACGATGGAAATTCAATTGCAAGAATTAACAGAAAACCCGATGTTTAAAATAATTATAAAACCATTACCATTGACTAAAGATAATCTTTCGGCTCGGGCGCAATACCAACGTGGTAAATTTTTCTTAATCGGCTATTCTGAACGGTTAAACGATATACAGCTTAGGGTTTGCCTTGCACATGAATTGGGGCATTTATATTTGATAGAATATATAAACAGCATTGATAAAAACGCAAACCTTACAGAAAAAACAAACATGGAACCGTTGTCGACTGTTTTCGGTATTTTAGCAATACTGGATAAGAATGATTTTTATTCAACAATTAGCGACAAACAATTATTGCATAAAACTTGGGAAGACGTGCTTGCCGATTTTAAGCAGCTCCAAAATCGCAATAACGGGATAGATAATATATCATAA
- a CDS encoding transcriptional regulator, with product MDNSTVPLDDFLILEKYAVTSRPYPFDLERKQKVERAMFDAGIRSVSELAKRLKMNYTSLSEIINGTRLSRKAETRIAAFLKRPAAELFTVRTPLELAKMNKKQIESNGGRVA from the coding sequence ATGGACAACAGCACTGTACCTCTTGATGATTTTTTAATTTTGGAAAAATACGCGGTAACAAGTAGACCGTACCCCTTTGACCTTGAGCGTAAACAAAAGGTAGAGCGGGCTATGTTTGACGCGGGTATTCGAAGCGTTTCCGAATTAGCGAAACGGTTAAAAATGAATTATACAAGCCTATCGGAAATAATCAACGGTACCCGCTTAAGTAGAAAGGCAGAAACTCGTATTGCAGCCTTTTTAAAAAGGCCCGCCGCCGAACTCTTTACTGTACGTACTCCTTTAGAACTTGCAAAGATGAACAAAAAACAAATTGAAAGTAACGGGGGGCGTGTTGCATGA
- a CDS encoding phage virion morphogenesis protein: MKIQVTLQYDNLKPADSLAPLMKEFSLMGLSAIQKNIESNVKPENAPLTKSVKQGDNTLRDYGKLRASLTAQHSESEAVIGTKVPYARTHNPENGEKETVVRPKNAQYLCIPASPYTRTLFRRYGFSPRKVIEGLKNKGVSVYRPYRKGTSTRANVILAKEKDEEPKVIFILKKQITIPARPFMFLPDSVIKAMEKRAEDYCAV, from the coding sequence ATGAAGATACAAGTTACGCTTCAATATGATAATTTAAAACCTGCAGATTCTCTAGCTCCTCTTATGAAAGAGTTTTCGCTTATGGGTTTAAGTGCAATTCAAAAAAATATTGAAAGCAATGTAAAGCCTGAAAATGCGCCGCTTACAAAATCGGTAAAGCAGGGAGATAATACGCTTCGCGATTATGGAAAGTTGCGCGCAAGTCTTACCGCGCAGCACTCTGAAAGCGAAGCGGTAATCGGAACAAAGGTTCCGTACGCAAGAACTCATAATCCGGAAAATGGGGAAAAAGAAACAGTTGTACGACCTAAAAATGCGCAGTACCTTTGTATCCCTGCAAGTCCTTATACAAGAACGTTATTTAGGCGTTACGGATTTTCGCCGCGCAAAGTTATTGAAGGGTTAAAAAATAAAGGTGTTTCTGTTTATCGACCATATAGAAAAGGAACAAGCACAAGGGCAAATGTTATTTTGGCAAAAGAAAAAGACGAAGAGCCGAAAGTAATTTTTATTTTAAAAAAACAAATAACAATCCCTGCGCGCCCCTTTATGTTTTTACCGGATTCAGTAATTAAAGCAATGGAAAAAAGAGCGGAGGACTATTGTGCCGTGTAA